In Solea senegalensis isolate Sse05_10M unplaced genomic scaffold, IFAPA_SoseM_1 scf7180000014154, whole genome shotgun sequence, one DNA window encodes the following:
- the LOC122760898 gene encoding cilia- and flagella-associated protein 57-like yields MTTVVAQSHFIFGLRTGVTNNLCFFDEQTVVFPCGNNVVCYNTVQRCQRFIPGSEKSKDMRALAISANRRYLAVSERGEKATITVFDLQHEQGRKRKVVTAGDIPVGEFVCMAFSPDSKYLIGQSGDPEWTLILWLWEKQKVLATVKTSNSNNPVTQVSFNPHNNMQLCVSGTGVFKLFRYTEGALKQSSFPKVESISFLCHTWMTAERVVAGTDTGRLLVFESGDLRREINTSYKALHEQPDRQIGTRMIKDPDTDKASTASRITAILSYSKGFVCSVGLGTVCLFEKTEEDSYRRSREIKIPPDPHSDEVTTAERQEVDTMCISPAEETLAISTDQGQLYSISLSSVDISKEEQPHFEFLSQSFHCKSITGLSVCLWKPLAATSSLDRSVRIWNYETKVLELYKGFQEEAHSVALHPSGLFILVGFSDKLRLMNLVIDDIRTFKEFNVRGCRECAFSNGGHMFAAVNGNIIHIYSVTSFENILTLKGHNGKIRGVKWSLDDRRLVSCGMDGAVYEWNTQTGKRESESVLKSCGYTGVAFSSDCATILAVGTDLTLKEIQDCQVLREVPGDEIAQTAVAVSHSGRVIFTGTSSGTIRAIKYPLPIQKDWIMYQAHCGPVSKMEITSDDQFLLTASDDGCLLIWKIIDKEGRGLKSNRQIIHTEEILVTKSDLEEKTQNMLELKMHLEEMQMENEYQLRLKDMSYNERLKEISDKFTQQIQSLQNTQQAMRTEMEKQDCEHQQSSEELTLTHSKELEDLETSYSQKLIVEHTRFQDLQAKCERMQDDFEKQLKSAEDHRVQALEELTQSYEAKLQEKAQCQEDAQQQIREFKEMIKQVEEDEDKMIHNIQIKYEKQLRTEKETNTNLKGESSIMVQKVHSLQRQIEDKGTDIDKLKQERQRLLRLIRSLESDIEDLKRQIAGHEKTNQDKDKTIAGLKKKNQELEKLKFVLDFQCSELKKQTEPQQDEIIEKKERIHQLQEELVQSQKSNTQLKLTVSDLRLKLTTRDKEMHKEMQKVKDLETHLKRFKSDLHNCVGFIQEPRKLKDSVQMIYARYVPQADGVDKSSVDEDVQRAFCGHRDHLERTVNSLKTRLTKSTEEHERVYARIMKENVTLITEINELRKELRLVRSQVKDYKAQLLTYKRSNKSRPNSEEGPKKEPERENVS; encoded by the exons ATGACGACTGTAGTCGCTCAGTCCCACTTCATCTTCGGTCTACGAACAGGTGTGACTAATAATTTGTGTTTCTTCGACGAGCAAACCGTGGTTTTTCCCTGTGGAAACAACGTTGTGTGTTACAACACGGTACAAAGATGTCAGAGGTTCATTCCAG GCTCAGAGAAAAGCAAGGACATGCGAGCTTTGGCCATCAGTGCTAACCGGCGTTATTTGGCAGTGTCGGAGCGTGGCGAGAAGGCCACCATAACTGTGTTTGACCTGCAGCACGAGCAGGGCAGGAAGAGGAAAGTCGTGACTGCAGGTGATATCCCTGTCGGAGAGTTTGTATGCATGGCTTTCTCCCCGGATTCCAAGTATCTAATTGGCCAATCAGGAGACCCAGAGTGGACATTGATCTTGTGGCTTTGGGAAAAGCAGAAAGTCCTGGCGACAGTGAAAACCAGTAACTCAAACAACCCTGTCACCCAG GTCAGCTTCAACCCACACAACAacatgcagctgtgtgtgagcgGAACTGGTGTGTTCAAGCTGTTCCGCTACACAGAGGGAGCCCTGAAACAGAGCAGCTTCCCAAAGGTGGAGTCCATCAGTTTCCTGTGTCATACTTGGATGACGGCAGAGCGGGTGGTGGCGGGGACGGACACTGGCAGGCTGCTGGTGTTTGAGTCCGGAGACCTGCGGAGAGAGATCAACACATCTTATAAGGCTTTGCACGAGCAGCCAGACAG gcaAATTGGGACAAGGATGATCAAAGACCCTGACACGGATAAAGCATCTACCGCCTCTCGCATAACTGCCATTCTGTCCTATTCCAAGGGCTTTGTGTGCTCAGTGGGTCTGGgcactgtgtgtctttttgaaaagacagaggaggacagttacaggaggagcagggagaTTAAG ATCCCTCCAGACCCACACAGCGATGAGGTGACCACAGCTGAGAGACAGGAGGTTGACACCATGTGCATCAGTCCAGCAGAGGAGACTCTAGCCATCAGCACAGACCAAGGACAGTTGTACAGCATCAGCCTGTCCTCTGTGGACATCAGCAAG gaagAACAACCACACTTTGAGTTTCTGTCCCAGTCCTTCCACTGCAAGTCCATCACTGGTTTATCCGTCTGCCTTTGGAAGCCCCTTGCAGCCACCAGCTCTCTGGATCGCTCTGTTCGCATCTGGAACTACGAGACAAA AGTGTTGGAGCTATACAAGGGATTCCAGGAAGAGGCACACAGCGTAGCTCTGCATCCCTCTGGCCTTTTCATCCTGGTCGGCTTTTCAGACAAACTCAGACTTATGAACCTGGTTATCGATGACATTCGCACGTTCAAGGAGTTTAATGTTCGCGGCTGCAGAGAG TGCGCTTTCAGCAATGGTGGCCACATGTTTGCAGCTGTCAATGGAAATATAATTCACATCTACTCAGTCACCTCTTTTGAAAATATCCTCACTCTGAAGGGCCACAATGGAAAG ATCCGTGGTGTTAAATGGAGCCTGGATGACAGGCGGCTTGTGTCATGTGGGATGGATGGTGCGGTGTATGAGTGGAACACACAGACTGGCAAGCGTGAGTCAGAGAGCGTCCTCAAGTCCTGTGGCTACACAGGCGTGGCCTTCTCTTCAGACTGTGCGACCATCCTGGCTGTGGGAACTGACCTCACACTGAAGGAGATCCAAGACTGTCAA GTCCTGAGGGAGGTTCCTGGTGATGAGATAGCTCAAACTGCCGTCGCCGTGTCACACTCTGGAAGGGTCATCTTCACTGGGACCTCCAGTGGAACCATCAGGGCCATTAAATACCCATTACCCATTCAGAAGGACTGGATCATGTACCAGGCTCACTGTGGCCCAGTCTCCAAG ATGGAGATCACGTCCGATGATCAGTTCCTGCTGACAGCGTCTGACGATGGCTGTCTCTTGATATGGAAGATCATTGATAAGGAAGGCCGAGGATTGAAGAGCAACAGGCAAATCATCCACACCGAAGAGATTCTTGTCACCAAGTCAGACCTGGAGGAAAAG ACGCAGAACATGCTGGAGCTAAAGATGCATCTGGAGGAGATGCAGATGGAGAACGAGTACCAGCTCCGCCTGAAGGACATGAGTTACAACGAGAGGTTGAAGGAGATTTCTGACAAGTTTACGCAGCAAATCCAATCTCTGCAAAATACACAGCAG GCCATGAGGACAGAGATGGAAAAGCAGGACTGTGAGCACCAGCAGAGCTCTGAAGAGCTCACTCTGACACATTCCAAAGAACTTGAAGATTTAG AGACCTCCTACAGCCAGAAGCTGATTGTGGAGCATACGAGGTTCCAGGATCTTCAAGCAAAGTGTGAGAGGATGCAGGATGACTTTGAGAAGCAGCTCAAGTCTGCAGAGGATCACAGAGTCCAAGCCCTGGAGGAACTGACACAGAGTTATGAAGCCAAGCTGCAGGAGAAGGCTCAG tgtCAGGAGGATGCACAGCAGCAGATCCGGGAGTTTAAAGAAATGATAaagcaggtggaggaggatgaggacaaGATGATCCACAACATCCAAATCAAATATGAGAAGCAGCTACGCACGGAAAAAGAGACCAACACAAATCTGAAGGGAGAAAGCAGTATCATGGTCCAAAAG GTCCACAGTCTGCAGAGGCAGATTGAAGACAAGGGCACAGACATAGACAAATTGAAGCAGGAGCGGCAGCGGCTGCTGAGACTGATCCGCTCCCTGGAGAGTGACATCGAAGACCTGAAGAGACAGATCGCTGGACATGAAAAGACCAACCAGGACAAG GATAAGACCATCGCTGgcttgaagaagaagaaccaggagctggagaagctgAAGTTTGTTCTGGATTTCCAGTGCAGTGAGCTTAAGAAGCAGACTGAGCCACAACAAGACGAGATCAttgagaagaaggagaggatcCATCAG ctgcaggaggagctggtgCAAAGCCAGAAGAGCAACACTCAGCTGAAGCTCACTGTGTCCGACCTGAGACTCAAACTGACCACCAGAGATAAGGAGATGCACAAGGAGATGCAGAAA GTGAAAGATTTGGAGACACATCTGAAGCGGTTCAAGTCAGACCTTCATAACTGTGTTGGCTTCATTCAAGAGCCAAGGAAACTTAAGGACAGTGTGCAGATGATCTATGCCCGCTACGTGCCACAGGCTGATGGA GTGGACAAAAGCAGTGTCGACGAAGATGTTCAGAGGGCTTTCTGCGGCCATCGTGATCACCTGGAGAGGACGGTGAACAGTCTGAAAACGAGGCTGACCAAATCCACCGAGGAGCATGAGCGAGTGTATGCCAGGATCATGAAG GAGAACGTGACTCTAATCACTGAAATCAACGAACTGCGCAAGGAGCTGCGTTTAGTGAGGAGTCAGGTTAAAGACTACAAAGCTCAGCTGCTCACATACAAGAGATCCAACAAGTCACGTCCAAACTCAGAGGAAGGACCAAAAAAGGAACCTGAGCGTGAAAACGTCAGTTAA